A window of the Saccharomyces eubayanus strain FM1318 chromosome II, whole genome shotgun sequence genome harbors these coding sequences:
- the SAN1 gene encoding ubiquitin-protein ligase SAN1, whose product MSESNQGQDRSTNLSPNNIGNGGDSNGNGLPPNTNAASTPLNNGTEQTRNITVSIQYSYFTPERLAQLSNTSNNENSGSSTTTSSNTISNGAGPSFGIGNGGHQPDGALVLSFRDVPASTPQDRLNSFISVAAQLAMERFNRLLNRPKGITKEEFDKLPVLKVADLPETEGPACSICYEEYEEEDKISKTKRKRESKDNEEESGNIKKQKDNQGGSFVGRTGTADESTAISDNGSNSNAATINSSSTPLEPNQPHTANDEETNPSYKHSPIRLSCGHVFGRECLYKWSRLENSCPLCRHKISESAGVPVQQDTDEVAANEAAFERIRRVLYDPAAESNNDGTNTETTNPTVNPSNTTAPTIGNANSGEQILSRTGFFLMPQNGQTLHNPVHVPSNNSDRNISNGTNSAAPNLPSNATALNNNQNPRWVPIPLTLFQFHSPNPSDHPTDSTTTSSADANDTGADATSSQHNRLRAVLDHIFNVAQGGSSDSSDTAASTTQTSQNQGTNGTTSSDAPHGSSFLENISRLTGHFRNSSSDNHSSTNNRSGQEEHAATSSDDRSNLFSSGVASYRNQNGDVTTVELNDSSASTNGNPSQDQESNSSNTTTQNNAPNDNNEQRST is encoded by the coding sequence ATGAGCGAAAGCAACCAAGGACAAGATAGAAGCACGAATTTATCACCAAATAACATCGGAAATGGTGGTGATTCAAATGGTAACGGTTTGCCGCCGAACACAAATGCGGCCTCCACTCCACTAAATAATGGAACCGAACAAACGAGAAATATAACCGTCTCCATTCAGTATTCATATTTTACTCCAGAAAGATTAGCACAATTGAGCAATACGTCtaacaatgaaaatagTGGAAGCAGTACcacaacttcttcaaacaCAATTTCTAATGGTGCGGGGCCCAGCTTTGGCATTGGGAACGGTGGTCACCAACCCGACGGTGCTCTTGTTCTCTCTTTTCGAGACGTTCCTGCATCTACTCCACAAGACCGTTTGAACAGCTTTATATCTGTTGCCGCTCAACTTGCAATGGAAAGATTCAATAGACTTTTAAATAGACCAAAAGGtataacaaaagaagaatttgataAGTTGCCTGTTTTGAAGGTAGCTGATCTGCCGGAAACGGAAGGGCCTGCGTGTAGTATATGTTATGAAGAAtatgaggaagaagacaaaatctccaaaaccaaaagaaaaagggaaTCTAAAGATAATGAGGAGGAATCTGGAAACAttaaaaaacagaaagatAACCAAGGTGGTTCTTTTGTAGGTAGAACCGGTACTGCTGACGAAAGTACAGCTATTTCGGATAACGGTTCAAACTCAAATGCAGCAACAATCAACTCCTCTTCAACTCCGCTTGAACCTAACCAGCCTCACACAGCCAATGATGAGGAAACAAACCCAAGCTATAAACATTCGCCAATTAGGTTATCTTGTGGGCATGTTTTTGGAAGAGAGTGTCTTTACAAGTGGTCGAGGTTAGAAAACTCTTGTCCTCTTTGTAGACATAAGATCAGCGAGTCTGCAGGGGTTCCGGTCCAACAGGACACAGATGAAGTGGCGGCTAATGAGGCCGCCTTCGAAAGAATTAGACGTGTTCTATACGACCCTGCTGCAGAGAGTAACAATGATGGAACCAATACCGAAACCACAAACCCAACAGTAAATCCGTCCAATACAACTGCACCCACTATTGGAAACGCAAATTCTGGTGAACAGATTTTATCAAGGACAGGTTTTTTCTTAATGCCACAAAACGGCCAAACTCTACATAATCCAGTTCATGTGCCATCTAATAATAGTGATAGAAACATATCCAACGGGACAAACTCGGCAGCTCCAAATTTACCTTCTAATGCTACCGCTCTTAATAACAACCAAAATCCACGTTGGGTTCCGATTCCTCTCACCCTATTTCAATTCCACAGCCCAAACCCCAGTGACCACCCAACAGACTCTACAACGACCAGTTCCGCGGACGCAAACGATACAGGCGCTGATGCCACCAGTTCTCAGCATAATAGACTAAGAGCCGTTTTGGATCACATATTTAATGTAGCCCAAGGAGGATCATCAGACTCTTCAGATACAGCCGCTTCCACCACTCAAACGAGCCAAAATCAGGGAACCAACGGCACAACATCTTCTGATGCGCCTCACGGAagttctttcttggaaaacatCTCACGCTTAACTGGGCATTTCAGAAATAGCTCAAGCGACAATCATAGTAGCACTAACAACAGAAGTGGCCAAGAAGAACATGCCGCTACTTCCAGCGACGATAGAAGTAACCTGTTTTCCTCTGGTGTTGCAAGTTATAGGAATCAGAATGGTGATGTTACTACCGTTGAACTGAACGATAGTAGTGCTTCTACAAACGGAAATCCATCTCAAGACCAAGAATCAAATAGTTCAAATACAACTACCCAAAACAACGCCCCTAATGATAACAATGAGCAACGTTCAACTTAA
- the RUB1 gene encoding NEDD8 family protein RUB1, translated as MIVKVKTLTGKEISVELKESDLVYHIKELLEEKEGIPPSQQRLIFQGKQIADAKRWVLRSSPNVFVFFFKSEDYPRIVKLFCPYIEFEED; from the exons ATGATTGTTAAAGTGAAGACGTTGACTGGCAAAGAAATTTCTGTCgaattgaaagaatcgGACCTTGTGTATCACATCAAGGAacttttggaagaaaaggaagggATTCCACCATCTCAGCAGAGACTTATATTCCAAGGAAAGCAAAT TGCTGACGCTAAGAGGTGGGTGTTAAGATCTTCCCCTAAtgtttttgtcttctttttcaaaagcgaGGACTATCCAAGAATTGTGAAATTATTCTGCCCTTATATTGAGTTTGAGGAAGATTGA
- the MKC7 gene encoding aspartyl protease, which produces MKFSAVTFATNAFLFYSSMVSADSLASSSLTAGDNYVKISFQKKYGDSFEDASNDKKTEAHLMKRGDDYEVVGLNNKENFYSVDLHIGTPSQKITVLVDTGSSDLWVTGSNNPYCSTDSGDTSDYSVEQKDSLESEIQSMVQSVVQSVVTEISYDTTVPDTDATATQDSTSSALQTIDCTEYGTFDSSNSSTFQSNKTDFSITYGDLTFASGTWGRDQLNLNNLNVTGLSFAVANETNSTVGVLGIGLPGLESTYSGATLSSAQESYTYNNFPMVLKNSGAIKSTAYSLFLNETNAKHGSILFGAVDHGKYSGDLYTIPIINTLQHQGYKDPIQFQVTLQGIGLAKEDTNAESTTLTTTKVPALLDSGTTISYMPFELVEMFADKVGASYSSEIGYYLMDCITDTDNDINVVFDFGGFYISGNLSSYQLSADSSSDICILGFAPQSDSTVILGDNFLSHAYVVYDLDNMEISMAQVDLSGRDENIDIIEDSVPSAVKAPSYSNTWSMDESIVSGGNIFTITSGSSIHSSGSGTYSTASTSSSKGQKDQTSTAYSKSGVGSAASSTVASSSTSNSSTKKENFGYSLNTPFFAKFITAVLSYI; this is translated from the coding sequence ATGAAATTCTCTGCTGTTACATTCGCCACCAACgcgtttcttttctatagCTCAATGGTAAGTGCCGACTCTCTAGCTTCCTCATCCCTAACAGCTGGTGATAATTACGTTAAAAtcagttttcaaaagaagtaTGGtgattcttttgaagacgcttccaatgataaaaaaaccGAAGCGCATTTGATGAAGAGAGGAGACGATTACGAGGTGGTAGGATTGAACAACAAGGAAAACTTTTATTCGGTGGACTTGCATATCGGTACTCCCTCGCAAAAGATCACTGTACTTGTGGACACTGGTTCTTCTGATTTATGGGTTACAGGCTCGAATAACCCATACTGTTCCACCGACAGCGGGGACACATCCGATTATTCGGTGGAACAAAAAGATAGCTTAGAAAGTGAAATTCAAAGCATGGTTCAAAGCGTGGTCCAAAGCGTGGTCACGGAAATTAGCTATGACACCACCGTACCTGACACGGATGCTACTGCCACTCAAGACAGTACATCTTCTGCTTTACAGACGATTGATTGCACCGAGTACGGTACATTTGATAGCTCCAACTCTTCTACTTTTCAATCCAATAAGACCGATTTTTCGATCACCTATGGTGATTTGACCTTTGCCTCTGGCACGTGGGGCCGTGATCAATTGAACTTGAACAATTTGAACGTCACTGGTTTATCGTTTGCTGTGGCAAATGAAACAAATTCCACCGTCGGTGTCTTGGGTATTGGTTTACCAGGATTAGAATCGACTTATTCTGGTGCTACTCTCAGCTCTGCACAAGAAAGCTACACGTACAATAACTTCCCAATGGTTTTAAAGAATTCAGGCGCCATTAAGTCAACAGcttattctttatttttgaacGAAACCAATGCCAAGCATGGTAGCATTTTGTTCGGTGCTGTGGATCATGGGAAGTATTCAGGCGATCTATACACAATTCCGATTATCAATACATTGCAACATCAAGGTTACAAGGATCCAATTCAATTCCAGGTCACTTTGCAAGGTATCGGGCtagcaaaagaagatacaAATGCTGAATCAACGACTTTAACAACTACAAAGGTGCCGGCTCTACTAGATTCGGGCACCACAATCTCTTATATGCCATTTGAGCTCGTCGAAATGTTTGCTGACAAAGTCGGTGCTTCTTATTCCTCCGAAATTGGTTACTACTTGATGGATTGTATCACCGACACTGATAATGACATTAACGTCgtgtttgattttggcGGATTCTACATTAGTGGTAATTTGAGTAGTTATCAACTAAGCGCTGACAGTAGTTCGGATATTTGCATTTTGGGCTTTGCTCCTCAGTCCGATTCTACCGTTATTCTCGGTGACAACTTTTTGAGTCATGCTTATGTAGTATATGATCTGGATAATATGGAAATTTCCATGGCCCAAGTTGACTTGAGTGGTAGAGATGAGAATATCGATATCATAGAAGACTCTGTTCCAAGTGCCGTCAAAGCACCCAGTTACTCAAATACCTGGTCCATGGACGAAAGCATCGTTTCAGGTGGGAATATCTTTACAATAACATCTGGCTCGAGTATCCATAGCTCTGGTTCAGGCACCTATTCTACAGCAAGTACTTCCAGCTCCAAAGGTCAAAAAGACCAGACAAGTACCGCTTATTCAAAGTCTGGAGTCGGTTCGGCTGCCTCCTCAACAGTGGCCTCGTCATCCACTTCAAACTCttctacaaaaaaagagaactttGGATACAGCCTAAATACTCCCTTCTTTGCCAAGTTCATTACAGCTGTTCTTTCTTACATTTGA
- the PEX7 gene encoding Pex7p has translation MLRYHMQGFSGYGVQYSPFFDNKLAVAAGSNFGLVGNGKLYILEINRDGKIEERNSFLTQDCLFDIAWNESHENQVLVAQGDGTLRLFDTSLKEYPIAIFKEHEREVFSCNWNLVNRQTFLSSSWDGSIKIWSPLRNQSLMSLTPRPLEITKMVDPLNAILSNKKNFTGISKNKNCVYQAQFSPHDQNLVISCSGNSYASLFDIRLPPSKSQTNFLVHSGLEALTCDFNKYRPYVIATGGVDNAVRIWDIRMLKTSGSATTSRPTHTPSHNAACINEIPNAHGLAIRKVTWSPHHSNILMSASYDMTCRVWKDLSNNGIKETYKTNSTDTGKGCLFNFTQHSEFVFGIDWSLWGKPGYVASTAWDGNLFVWNGLG, from the coding sequence ATGCTTAGGTATCACATGCAGGGCTTCAGTGGATATGGTGTCCAATACTCACCTTTCTTCGATAACAAGCTTGCGGTTGCTGCTGGTTCAAACTTTGGCCTGGTCGGAAATGGGAAACTGTACATACTAGAAATTAACCGTGATGgtaaaattgaagaaaggAACTCATTTTTAACACAAGATTGTTTATTCGATATTGCGTGGAACGAAAGTCACGAAAACCAAGTACTGGTAGCACAAGGAGATGGCACATTGCGTCTATTTGATacatctttgaaagagtaCCCCATTGCTATATTTAAAGAGCATGAAAGGGAAGTGTTTAGTTGCAATTGGAACTTGGTCAACAGACAAACTTTTTTGAGCAGCTCGTGGGATGGATCTATAAAAATATGGTCCCCTCTAAGGAATCAAAGTTTGATGAGCCTTACCCCACGGCCTTTAGAAATTACGAAAATGGTAGACCCATTGAATGCAATTTTGtcaaataagaaaaatttcactgGCATATCTAAGAATAAGAATTGTGTATACCAGGCACAGTTTTCCCCTCATGATCAAAATTTGGTTATATCCTGTTCAGGAAATTCATACGCAAGCTTATTTGACATCAGACTACCGCCTAGCAAAAGCCAGACCAACTTTTTAGTACATTCAGGGCTAGAAGCACTGACGTGCgatttcaataaatacaGACCTTATGTAATTGCCACGGGCGGTGTAGACAACGCTGTTAGAATATGGGATATTAGAATGTTAAAAACAAGTGGATCCGCCACCACGAGCAGACCTACGCATACTCCGTCTCACAATGCAGCATGCATTAACGAAATTCCCAACGCACATGGGCTAGCAATTAGAAAAGTTACTTGGTCACCCCACCATTCCAATATTTTAATGTCCGCTTCTTATGATATGACCTGTCGAGTATGGAAAGACCTAAGTAACAATGGCATAAAAGAAACTTACAAGACTAACTCTACAGATACCGGAAAAGGCTGCCTCTTTAATTTCACGCAGCATTctgaatttgtttttggGATTGATTGGAGCTTATGGGGCAAGCCAGGATATGTAGCTTCAACTGCGTGGGATGGCAATTTGTTTGTGTGGAACGGTTTGGGCTAA
- the MTQ2 gene encoding S-adenosylmethionine-dependent methyltransferase, producing the protein MTKGRRRLNRTVRMLPTPYVKCDYDKVYEPAEDSFLLLDCLEKEQGFLNERFNNRLAVVCEIGSGSGVVTTFIMQNKILPQERSIHLAVDVNPWALEATLDTAKLNSCENSFLDVVQSDLNACLRNNQIDVLIFNPPYVPAECVPDFPESREQADQWLDLALLGGKDGMAITDKLLQQLDKILSEDGVAYILFCARNRPEEVVKKFLKTHRWNVKLIEIRKAGWEVLSVYSFTR; encoded by the coding sequence ATGACAAAAGGAAGACGGCGACTGAACAGAACCGTAAGAATGTTACCAACTCCTTATGTAAAATGCGATTACGATAAGGTTTACGAGCCTGCTGAGGATAGTTTCCTTTTACTAGATTgtttagaaaaagaacaaggcTTCTTAAATGAAAGATTTAATAATCGTTTAGCCGTTGTTTGCGAAATAGGCTCTGGGTCCGGTGTCGTCACAACGTTTATaatgcaaaacaaaatccTACCACAAGAAAGGTCTATTCACCTGGCCGTTGATGTCAACCCGTGGGCACTCGAAGCGACCCTAGATACGGCAAAGTTAAACTCGTGTGAAAATTCATTCTTAGATGTGGTTCAAAGCGATTTGAATGCTTGTCTTCGAAATAATCAAATTGATGTCTTAATATTCAACCCTCCATATGTGCCAGCAGAATGTGTACCGGATTTCCCAGAGTCAAGGGAGCAGGCGGATCAATGGCTAGACTTGGCATTACTGGGCGGAAAAGATGGAATGGCAATCACTGATAAACTATTGCAACAGTTGGATAAAATTCTTTCTGAGGATGGTGTTGCTTACATCTTATTTTGTGCGAGAAATAGACCTGAAGAAGTCGTtaagaaatttctaaaaacTCACAGGTGGAATGTGAAATTAATCGAAATAAGAAAGGCAGGATGGGAAGTGCTCAGCGTTTACAGCTTTACAAGATGA
- the DOP1 gene encoding Dop1p: MSLPLKPLTIDSNNKQIDSKQKKFRANVERALERFDSVTEWADYIASLGTLLKALQSWSPKFQNVKYYVPSPYQVSRRLTSSLSPALPAGVHQKTLEVYTYIFEHIGLETLAAECNIWIPGILPLMTYASMSVRSHLIELYDSYILQLPQTTLRLLIRPLISSLLPGIDDESSDFLPLTLKLIETLQENLADDSLFWQTLFLVMTANKGRRLGGLTWLTRKFPSLNAVPHLVNQTKNETEEDTSETGTIDSHLDRKKKKEGAFKILLPAARDLVTPEPGLLVRCLVGCLEDENDILIKRSVLDLLLQRLRLDSPVLNVLITPEDKKLLIMSCCRTTLSKDMSLNRRIWNWLLGPTSGGLLNNNGGTSIPDAASANSAIEESNVYFRRYGLGTLLEGLNDLLSEEESILIAFRISMAVMDRWEIGSLVIPELFIPLLSSSEKFKQNEQIMKTARTFFDNVETNVIWGKLFQKIEDYKNLKILDFVLTNFNIGSDEEIIVRHLPLILLALLALPSSDNDLLDICKLQKFSLYNKLLSYIPERALLPLSHSKLKYNDALSSEELLNKIHGFYTSVSNPSTSEKENTNECLPPFTTEDLTFLIVKLIHEKLLSSLSDMESINESSKLFISIFEKIPESNVSKGLSHPSWSDEELIQRTFKAIPKLCESNNDAKSKEIVGIVEIFGNYLYSRMQFIESMKLLKVIMTAVWKSLKDPHHQILGVKNLKTLNRFIPPKFIESALVYTFVEESDISERLGVLDLLWTQLDSNTDLIRHPLELILGELFDDQNPYYLTVSKWILSIINSGSATRLFYILTDNILKVSHLEKEILDDRDDLEMLTYEFQMLAYVLKTNNGRVRKLFSTELTSIKSLDIWKNEDVSTYKSLLLVMLMRFLNIKNNTHAKSIRSALILLDILLDGTEDNFKDIVIFLLQMSSKYIAEEGIEPELIAVSLLDIVSKVLRLSHDNGIKLDIFDDNAAHLKYIDYLVTSVSNMKSPLIVTAYVKLLSESIIYFEHSIFRMILPLSASLVQCVQRLFLLEKKEGGYYQPVGLLLGGLEELLEISHGYLVTDQREGYFSGSNLKGDFIQSVVSNVFSSDSSNEESRIQGERDVILQSFRQVISCCLDIWYWAHSISGISNNESSLDMTNHNSYKFKFRSKKLLETLFLLEPLELLENLINIRPDDVTVTLVHVLDGNKPAMTIPHLLYGVIIRYNRTASVKFSNRDGSVRASTTKLTKGEPSMLKKLSGESIIAFLFKYVDYVENSAIEEFYGDFLLFFREVATNYNLYSDVSLPVLKLVALISEKVSKTQFGEQKRVRREISDVFFKYLPNAFINFPNQNRGQSASFKDLEFVVWRVQYIVNDQVGGDKFNTTLSTIVNQCLTPYIKPKSEKAIPNYALELAVVIANLSSKVKSWRLLIAELFQNDKKLSVIGSNRVWEKIIYEWSVYPENKSKILNDLLLEIGSKRSGVAPTLITFNLSNESEVEYKCQNLSKISYLLMISPNDAYLLQFSSLISCVCQYLVSKDIKLKGSCWILLRVLLLRFSESHFNDYWSMISYCLQTNLQEFYESLQIQSEVDSQTILQICKTLDLLLLLNMEGFTSTNEWIFVIDTINCVYKTNSFVALVDEIAEFKDYEISKIDDLELPTTLKDGLPLLRGIHKIERHSQLRKFFQNLSYVHYEKVYGLGTVDLHGCSEDLKKDILS; encoded by the coding sequence atgtcCTTACCCTTGAAGCCACTTACGATCGACTCGAATAATAAACAGATAGACtccaaacaaaagaagttTCGTGCTAATGTTGAGCGTGCATTAGAAAGATTTGACTCTGTGACAGAATGGGCAGACTATATTGCTAGTTTAGGAACTTTACTAAAGGCGTTGCAAAGCTGGTCACCGAAATTCCAGAACGTAAAGTACTATGTCCCATCGCCATATCAAGTAAGCCGAAGGTTAACATCGTCATTATCACCGGCGTTACCAGCTGGTGTTCATCAAAAGACATTAGAGGTTTACACATACATATTTGAACACATTGGGCTTGAAACCCTAGCTGCGGAATGTAATATTTGGATTCCAGGTATTTTACCCTTAATGACATACGCCTCTATGTCTGTCAGATCACATTTGATCGAGCTTTATGACAGTTATATTCTTCAGTTACCTCAAACAACGTTAAGATTACTAATCAGACCTCTGATTTCTAGTTTATTGCCCGGAATTGATGATGAGAGTAGCGATTTTTTACCTTTAACCTTAAAGCTTATTGAGACCCTGCAGGAAAATTTGGCTGACGATTCCTTGTTTTGGCAGACATTGTTCTTAGTTATGACTGCGAATAAAGGCAGAAGATTGGGTGGACTTACGTGGCTGACTAGAAAATTCCCATCGTTAAATGCGGTACCTCACTTGGTAAACCAAACGAAGAACGAGACAGAAGAAGATACAAGTGAAACCGGTACTATAGATTCACATTTGgataggaaaaaaaagaaagagggAGCTTTTAAGATCTTGCTTCCTGCAGCTAGAGACTTAGTGACCCCCGAACCAGGTCTACTTGTCCGCTGCCTTGTCGGTTGTctagaagatgaaaacgaCATCCTTATTAAAAGAAGCGTTTTAGATCTTTTACTACAGAGACTGAGGCTAGATTCTCCTGTTTTAAATGTTCTAATTACTCCCGAAGACAAGAAACTACTAATAATGAGTTGTTGTAGAACTACTTTGAGCAAAGATATGTCTTTGAACAGAAGAATATGGAATTGGTTATTAGGCCCTACTTCTGGGGGTTTACTAAATAATAATGGCGGAACATCTATTCCTGATGCTGCTTCTGCTAACTCTGCAATCGAAGAAAGCAATGTTTATTTTAGGAGGTATGGATTAGGCACGCTTTTAGAAGGTTTAAACGATCTTCTTTCAGAAGAAGAGTCCATTCTTATTGCGTTTAGAATAAGCATGGCAGTCATGGATAGGTGGGAAATTGGTTCACTTGTGATTCCTGAACTATTTATTCCCCTTCTCTCTTCTTCGGAAAAGTTCAAGCAGAATGAACAAATTATGAAAACCGCACGTACTTTTTTTGACAACGTTGAAACAAACGTTATATGGGGGAAGCTgttccaaaaaattgaagattacaaaaacttgaaaattttagaCTTTGTTTTAACGAACTTTAATATCGGAAgcgatgaagaaattattGTACGTCATCTTCCCTTAATATTATTGGCTCTACTTGCTCTCCCATCCTCTGATAACGACCTTTTGGATATCTGTAAGCTTCagaaattttctttgtacAACAAATTGTTAAGCTATATTCCCGAAAGAGCTCTTCTTCCCCTAAGCCATTCAAAGTTAAAATATAATGATGCCTTAAGCTCTGAAGAACTTCTAAACAAAATACATGGATTCTATACTAGTGTTTCTAATCCCTCCACATCCGAGAAGGAAAATACAAACGAATGTTTGCCGCCCTTTACAACAGAAgatttgacttttttgATCGTAAAGCTTATTCATGAAAAGCTCCTTTCAAGTTTAAGCGATATGGAAAGCATCAATGAAAGCTCTAAGTTATTTATaagtatttttgaaaaaataccCGAATCTAACGTATCTAAAGGATTATCTCACCCAAGCTGGTCAGATGAAGAGCTAATCCAGAGGACATTTAAGGCGATTCCCAAGCTATGTGAATCCAACAATGATGcgaaatcaaaagaaattgtcggaattgttgaaattttcgGTAATTACTTATATTCACGCATGCAATTTATTGAGTCTATGAAATTGCTAAAAGTGATCATGACGGCCGTGTGGAAATCTTTAAAAGATCCACACCATCAAATTTTAGGGGTCAAGAATTTAAAGACCCTGAACAGATTTATTCCCCcaaaattcattgaaagTGCATTAGTTTATACTTTTGTAGAAGAGAGCGATATAAGCGAGAGACTGGGCGTGTTAGATTTGCTATGGACGCAACTAGACTCAAACACAGATTTAATTAGGCACCCGCTCGAATTGATTTTGGGTGAGCTATTTGATGATCAAAATCCCTACTACTTAACAGTTTCAAAGTGGATTCTGTCTATTATAAATTCAGGTTCTGCAACAAGACTATTTTACATTTTGACAgataatattttgaaagtcTCTCATTTagagaaagaaattttagATGACAGGGATGACCTCGAGATGCTCACATATGAGTTTCAAATGCTTGCTTATGTtttaaaaacaaacaatggCCGCGTTAGGAAACTTTTTTCTACTGAACTCACCTCAATAAAGTCTTTAGATATATGGAAGAATGAAGATGTGTCTACATATAAGAGCTTATTGTTGGTCATGTTGATgagatttttgaatataaagAATAACACGCATGCAAAAAGCATCAGGAGTGCTTTAATTCTCTTGGATATACTACTGGATGGAACTGAAGATAATTTCAAGGATATcgttatatttttacttcAAATGTCATCTAAATATATTGCAGAAGAAGGCATTGAGCCGGAGCTAATAGCGGTTTCCTTATTAGATATTGTGTCAAAGGTTCTCAGATTATCACATGATAACGGTATTAAATTAGACATTTTCGATGACAATGCAGCTCATCTGAAATATATCGATTACCTTGTTACCAGTGTCTCAAATATGAAGAGTCCCCTTATTGTAACCGCTTATGTGAAACTTCTGTCAGAAAGTATTATCTACTTTGAACATTCTATATTTCGAATGATTTTGCCGCTGTCTGCTTCTCTCGTACAATGTGTTCAAAGGTTGTTTTTGCtcgaaaagaaagaaggcGGCTATTACCAGCCAGTAGGTCTACTACTCGGTGGCCTGGAAGAATTATTGGAAATCTCTCATGGATATCTTGTGACTGATCAAAGAGAGGGGTACTTTTCCGGCTCTAATTTGAAAGGCGATTTTATTCAGTCCGTGGTCTCAAATGTTTTCTCATCCGATTCCTCCAATGAGGAGAGTAGAATTCAAGGCGAAAGGGATGTGATTCTACAATCTTTTAGACAAGTGATTTCGTGCTGCTTAGATATTTGGTATTGGGCTCACAGTATTTCGGGCATATCCAACAATGAATCCAGCCTAGATATGACAAACCATAACTCGTACAAGTTCAAATTTagatcaaagaaattgttaGAGACTTTGTTCTTGCTAGAACCTTTAGAGCTGCTAGAAAATTTGATTAATATTAGGCCAGACGATGTTACAGTTACTCTGGTACATGTGCTTGACGGAAATAAACCCGCTATGACCATACCACATTTGTTGTATGGTGTGATTATCAGGTATAACAGAACAGCATCTGTGAAGTTTTCCAATCGTGATGGAAGCGTTAGAGCAAGTACGACTAAATTAACCAAAGGAGAACCTTCcatgttgaaaaagttaaGTGGGGAATCGATCATTgcatttttgtttaaatATGTGGACTATGTTGAAAACTCTGccattgaagaattttatGGAGATTTCCTGTTATTCTTTAGAGAAGTGGCAACTAATTATAACCTCTACTCGGATGTATCATTGCCTGTACTAAAACTGGTAGCCCTTATTTCTGAAAAGGTAAGTAAAACACAATTTGGGGAACAGAAACGGGTTAGAAGAGAAATATCAGacgtatttttcaaatatttacCCAATGCGTTTATCAACTTTCCTAATCAAAATCGAGGCCAATCTGCATCATTTAAGGATTTGGAGTTTGTGGTGTGGCGCGTTCAATATATTGTTAATGATCAAGTTGGAGGTGATAAGTTCAATACAACATTATCTACTATCGTAAACCAATGTCTAACTCCATACATCAAACcgaaaagtgaaaaagcCATCCCAAATTATGCTCTAGAACTGGCTGTGGTTATAGCCAATTTGAGTTCAAAGGTAAAGAGTTGGAGACTTTTAATAGCGGaattatttcaaaatgacaAGAAGCTCTCAGTTATTGGCAGCAACCGAGTTTGGGAGAAAATTATATACGAATGGTCTGTTTACCcagaaaataaatcaaaaattttgaatgacTTGCTGTTGGAGATTGGATCTAAACGTTCAGGGGTAGCACCAACGTTAATCACGTTCAATTTAAGCAACGAATCGGAGGTTGAATACAAGTGCCAAAACCTCTCAAAGATATCGTACTTGCTAATGATATCACCAAATGATGCATATTTGTTACAGTTCTCCTCCTTGATAAGTTGCGTTTGCCAATACTTGGTGTCCAAGGATATCAAGCTTAAAGGGAGTTGCTGGATTCTACTAAGAGTTTTGCTCTTAAGATTTTCAGAGTCGCATTTCAACGATTACTGGTCTATGATTAGCTACTGTTTACAAACTAATCTACAAGAGTTTTATGAATCGTTACAGATTCAGTCCGAAGTCGATTCCCAAACAATATTACAGATTTGTAAAACCTTAGACTTACTGCTCTTACTAAACATGGAAGGTTTCACTTCTACGAACGAATGGATATTTGTCATTGATACAATAAATTGTGTATACAAAACTAATTCATTCGTTGCACTAGTAGATGAAATTGCTGAATTTAAGGACTATGAAATAAGTAAAATTGATGATCTGGAATTACCAACGACTTTAAAAGACGGCCTTCCGTTACTACGGGGCATCCACAAAATCGAAAGGCACTCACAATTGAGAAAGTTTTTCCAGAATTTAAGCTATGTACACTATGAGAAAGTATACGGATTAGGCACTGTAGATTTACATGGTTGCAGTGAGGATCTTAAGAAAGACATCTTGTCATGA